Part of the Polyangia bacterium genome is shown below.
ACCGCCACCGGCACTTCCGGAACGGCCAGCAGCGCTTTTATCTCGGAGGCGAAGGCGATCCCGGCGCGCCCCATGTGATAGTAGACCGGCCGCACGCCCAGAAAGTCACGCGCCAGGACCAGCGTCTTCTTGCGCCCATCCCAGATGGCCACGGCGAATTGACCGTCGACGCGGCGAAAGCCTTCGATGCCGTCCAGGTCGTAGATCTGCAACAGAAGCTCGCCGGCGTCGGCAGTGCGGGTGCTGCGGCCGCGGCCCTTCAGATATTCGCGAATTTGATCGGCGTTGAAGACCCGGCCGTCGGCGACGGCATGGCTGACGCCGTCTTCGGTGCGCGCCACCGCCGGCGGCGGATCGGTCGGCACCACGCGCAGCAGGCGAAAACCCAGCGCCACCGGCGTCTGCCCCGACGCCGCGCCGGCGCCCGACAGGTGGCGGGCCATGCCGTCAGGGCCGCGCGTTTTCAACATTTCCAGCATCAGCGCGAGATCTCGCGTTCCCTTCGGCTCGGCGGCGCCTGCTCCTACGATCCCGCAAATCGCTGACATGGTTCCTCGCTTTTTTCGACGTTAGGCTGCGGCGCGCGGGGCGCGCCCTGACTGATGGGAATGAATCCGGCGGACGTCATCATAGATCGATTGATAGCCATCGATGGCGGCCGCCAAGCTGTGACGGTTGAACGCATCGGCGGCGGCGTTCTTCCCCAGCGTCCGCCGAAGAGCGGCGTCGCCGGCCAGCCGCACGAAGTTTTCGCCCATCGCCGGGGCGTCTCCGGCCGGCGACAGAAGGCCCATCTGGCCGTCGACCACCAGCTCGGGCAGCTCGTTGACGTTGGTGGCGGCGATGGCCGCGCCGGCCGCTTTCGCCTCCAGGATGGCCACGCCGTACGGTTCGAACTTCGACGCCAGGACGAAGATCTCCAGCGACCGCAGCAGCACCGGCACGGTGGAACAATGTCCGATGAATTTCATCCGCTGGCCGATTCCCAGCGCCGCCGCCAGTGCCTCCAGCTCGCCGCGCAGCGGGCCGTCGCCCGCCACCACCATCCACAGCTGTGGCGCCGCTTTCAAAGCGTGGGCCAGGGCGCGCAGCTGGGTCGGGTAGTCCTTCTGTTCGACCAGCCGCCCGACGCTGCCGACCACCACCGCGCCCTCCGGCACGCCGATCGACTTTCGGAAGGCGGCCACCTCGGCGTCGGAGACCTTGTCGAACCGTGACAGATCCACGCCGTACGAAACGACGCGCAGGCGGGCAGTGTCGATGCCGTTGAAGCGGCAAAACCGCTCGCCCAGCGACCGCGCCACCGTCACCACCGCTCCCATCAAACGCGCCACCAGCTGGTTGCGCAGGCGGTTGCGCCGCGAGGTCGTGAACAACTTCTGCGGCAGAAAATCATAACGCTGGTCGGGCGTCAGGCAGGCGAACGCGCTCAGCGATCCCACCACGGCCTTGATGCCCAGCGTGCGGGCGACGATCCCGCCATACAACATTGTCCGCGGGTTGTAACAGTGAACCACCGTCGGCTTGGTCTCGCGCATCACCTTGCCCAGACGGACCATCACGCCGACGTTCAAGCCGTCGGGGCAGGGGATCTCGAACAGCGGGACGTGTTTTTTGATCAGCGGTTCCAGCAGCGGGCTGCGTTCCTTGTCAAAGCAGGCCACCGCCGGTTGATAGCGCGCGGGATCAAGCCCGCACACCAGGTCCACCATCGCTTTGGTCTTGCCGGACAGTCCCAGGCCGTCGACCAGAAACAAGACGGTGGGGACGCCCGGCGCCGCGGTCACGCCGCCGCCGCCTTGTTGTCGATCCAGCGCGAGTACCAGGCCCCCAGGTTCACCAGGCACCACAGATCAAAGCTGTGATCGTGCACGCCGGCCAGGTGGCGCTTCCACATGCCGTCGATGTACGCCCGGTTGAAGAAATCGCGCGACGACAGGGCGCTGTCGAAGATCTGGCTTTTGGCCCAGCTCGCCAGCGGGCCCTTCAGCCACGCCGGCAACGGCACGCGGAAGCCCTGTTTCTTGCGCGTCAATACCTCTGAGGGCAGCACCGACTTCAGGGCCTCTTTCAAGACGTACTTGGTCTTGTCGTTGCGGATCTTCAGCGACTGCGGCAGCGACAGACCGTACTCGACCAGCTGGTGATCCAAAAACGGCGCCCGCGCCTCCACCGAGTGCGACATCGAGATCTTGTCGACGCGCATGAGCAGCAGCTCGGGCAGGCGGTTGGCCAGCTCCAGCGCCGACATCTGCTGCATCAGATCGGCGTTCGGCTGGTGGGCGAACAGATCGGCGTAGACCCCTTGCACGTAATCGGCGGCGCGGCTGGTCTTGTGCGGTTCGAACCGCGACAACGTCTGCGGGCGCAGCAGATCTTTCTTCTCGGTGTCCCAGAAAACCACCTCCAGGCCCCAGTACAAAGGTTCGCCGTCGCGGGCCCGGCGCAAGATGTCCACCCGCCCGGGCGGCGCCTTCAAGAGGCGGCTGGCGGTGTGCAGCCCCGCGCGCAGGAACTTGGGCAGCCGCCGCACGCGATCCCAGAGCTGCGACGCGGTCTGGATCAGGTGCGCCATGTCCGGGTAGCCGCCGAACACCTCGTCGCTGCCTTCGCCCACCAGCAAGACGATGTTGCCGTCGCGGCGCGCCGCCCGACAGAGAAAGTGCATCGGCAGGCAGGCCGGATCGCCGATCGGCTCGTCCTGGGCGTAGACCAGCTCGGGCAGGTAATCGCGGCATTCGTCGGCGGTGATGTTCACCTCGTGGTGGTCGCAGCCGAATTTTTTCGCCACCAGGCGGGCGAACGGCTGGTCGTTGAAGTTCTCCGCCTCGCCGAAACCC
Proteins encoded:
- a CDS encoding glycosyltransferase; this translates as MTAAPGVPTVLFLVDGLGLSGKTKAMVDLVCGLDPARYQPAVACFDKERSPLLEPLIKKHVPLFEIPCPDGLNVGVMVRLGKVMRETKPTVVHCYNPRTMLYGGIVARTLGIKAVVGSLSAFACLTPDQRYDFLPQKLFTTSRRNRLRNQLVARLMGAVVTVARSLGERFCRFNGIDTARLRVVSYGVDLSRFDKVSDAEVAAFRKSIGVPEGAVVVGSVGRLVEQKDYPTQLRALAHALKAAPQLWMVVAGDGPLRGELEALAAALGIGQRMKFIGHCSTVPVLLRSLEIFVLASKFEPYGVAILEAKAAGAAIAATNVNELPELVVDGQMGLLSPAGDAPAMGENFVRLAGDAALRRTLGKNAAADAFNRHSLAAAIDGYQSIYDDVRRIHSHQSGRAPRAAA
- the asnB gene encoding asparagine synthase (glutamine-hydrolyzing) is translated as MCGIVGIFNFGGTPRDDGEALLRMREAIKHRGPDDAGVYLSNDRRVALGHRRLSIVDLSPAGHQPMSNEDGTVWITFNGEIYNHESLRPNLSAKGHKFRSQSDTDVIIHQYEEDGPDCLQALDGMFALGIWDDLRGRLVLARDRMGKKPIYYHLSNGKLLFGSEIKALLAHPDVARDIDPEALNLYLTFGNVPPPYTLFAGIKKLPAGHRLIADRLGNVKIERYWSALGDKPWPRHADEKESIAKVGDLLKAAVKKRLMSDVPIACLLSGGVDSSAIVGLMSALVNRPLQTYSVGFEGFGEAENFNDQPFARLVAKKFGCDHHEVNITADECRDYLPELVYAQDEPIGDPACLPMHFLCRAARRDGNIVLLVGEGSDEVFGGYPDMAHLIQTASQLWDRVRRLPKFLRAGLHTASRLLKAPPGRVDILRRARDGEPLYWGLEVVFWDTEKKDLLRPQTLSRFEPHKTSRAADYVQGVYADLFAHQPNADLMQQMSALELANRLPELLLMRVDKISMSHSVEARAPFLDHQLVEYGLSLPQSLKIRNDKTKYVLKEALKSVLPSEVLTRKKQGFRVPLPAWLKGPLASWAKSQIFDSALSSRDFFNRAYIDGMWKRHLAGVHDHSFDLWCLVNLGAWYSRWIDNKAAAA